In a single window of the Helicobacter felis ATCC 49179 genome:
- a CDS encoding ATP-binding cassette domain-containing protein: protein MSLQVVGLQKSYGEERILQDIHLEIHKGEAVALMGASGSGKSTLVKCIARLESFNGGQILYQNEDILTIPHKRFRQTIQYVFQDQFNALNPAKRVSALLSSVCQRFKSHDLLEMILQHARLKPTLLSRFPRELSGGERQRLGIARAMLTQAPILLLDEVTSALDKRLKYEIMDVLMDYQKSFNTTIICITHDGPIAQKYFKRHLILEKGRLVE, encoded by the coding sequence ATGAGCTTGCAAGTAGTGGGGTTGCAAAAGAGTTATGGGGAGGAGCGCATTCTACAAGATATTCATTTGGAAATTCACAAGGGGGAGGCTGTGGCGTTGATGGGGGCTAGTGGGAGTGGCAAGAGCACTTTAGTTAAATGTATCGCCCGCCTTGAGTCTTTTAACGGGGGGCAGATTTTATACCAAAATGAGGATATTCTTACAATCCCGCACAAACGATTTAGACAAACAATTCAATATGTGTTTCAAGATCAATTCAACGCCTTAAATCCAGCCAAACGCGTGAGCGCGCTCTTAAGCAGTGTGTGCCAGCGTTTTAAAAGCCATGATCTTTTAGAGATGATTTTACAGCACGCCAGACTTAAACCCACCCTTTTAAGTCGTTTTCCTAGAGAACTTAGTGGAGGAGAGAGGCAAAGATTAGGAATTGCGCGCGCCATGCTCACCCAAGCTCCTATTTTGCTCTTAGATGAAGTTACCAGTGCTTTAGATAAACGCCTAAAATATGAAATCATGGATGTGCTCATGGATTATCAAAAAAGCTTTAACACCACTATCATCTGCATCACCCATGATGGTCCCATTGCTCAAAAGTATTTTAAACGCCACTTGATCTTAGAAAAGGGGAGATTAGTAGAGTGA
- a CDS encoding McrC family protein, with protein MKTTPTLYLAEYQAFSETDIAECLKEHRAKAPRIWEALLDFAHQEGNHTFLRFKNKRTLKTQNYVGLIQVQGFCIEILPKICGHDLDKDHVPGCPKQIPKLDRSKFQDQVKKFVKSQDSLEPPHKPDCPLCHAKAVLYNCLITLKDAPFKQSQFSQLHSAHLPLLDIFVQMFLDACAQLIKRGLKRDYLAISENRHYLKGKLEFANHLKYNLIHKERFYTTSDEYSLDNPPNRLIRSTLEMLKTLSLSPKSQEKLNSVRFVFDEVRVSTHIERDFAKSAHASRFKEYEHLLAWCDLFLRKKSLTPYSGTSRAYALLFPMEKLFESFVGHWLKKSLEGYSVGLQKQNRKYLMLDQQNRRCFEMFPDIVLENDTEITILDTKWKLLKVQKDISHADLYQMWAYASKYALPQQDRPTRQVQVWLVYPHQETEAIQPLTFKASELFKLGDIALSVRFFPLHIKGD; from the coding sequence ATGAAAACCACCCCCACGCTCTATTTAGCCGAATACCAAGCCTTTAGCGAGACGGATATTGCAGAGTGTTTAAAAGAACACAGGGCTAAAGCCCCTCGGATATGGGAGGCTTTGCTAGATTTTGCCCACCAAGAGGGCAACCACACCTTTTTGAGGTTTAAAAACAAGCGCACCCTCAAGACCCAAAACTATGTGGGCTTAATCCAAGTTCAAGGTTTTTGCATTGAGATACTGCCCAAAATTTGTGGACACGACCTAGATAAGGATCATGTCCCCGGGTGTCCAAAACAAATCCCCAAACTCGATCGCTCCAAGTTTCAAGATCAGGTTAAGAAGTTTGTAAAGTCGCAAGATAGCCTAGAGCCTCCACACAAACCCGATTGCCCCCTCTGCCATGCTAAAGCGGTGCTTTATAATTGCCTGATCACTCTCAAAGACGCGCCTTTTAAACAGAGCCAATTTTCCCAGCTCCATAGCGCGCATTTGCCTCTGCTAGATATCTTTGTGCAAATGTTTTTAGACGCGTGTGCCCAGCTCATTAAGCGGGGGTTGAAGCGGGATTATCTAGCTATCTCTGAAAATCGCCACTATCTTAAGGGTAAGTTAGAGTTCGCCAACCACCTCAAATATAATTTGATTCACAAAGAACGCTTTTACACCACTAGCGATGAATATAGCCTAGATAATCCGCCTAATCGCCTCATTAGATCCACGCTGGAAATGCTTAAAACCTTGAGCCTAAGCCCCAAGAGCCAAGAGAAGTTAAATAGCGTGCGCTTTGTTTTTGATGAGGTGCGTGTTAGCACCCACATAGAAAGAGATTTTGCTAAAAGTGCGCATGCTAGTCGTTTTAAGGAATATGAACATCTTTTGGCATGGTGCGATCTGTTCTTGCGCAAAAAATCTCTGACTCCTTATAGCGGGACAAGCCGTGCCTATGCGTTGCTATTTCCTATGGAGAAACTTTTTGAATCCTTTGTAGGGCATTGGCTTAAAAAAAGTTTAGAGGGCTATAGCGTGGGTTTGCAAAAGCAAAACCGCAAATATCTAATGTTGGATCAACAAAATAGAAGGTGTTTTGAAATGTTCCCAGATATTGTGCTTGAAAACGACACAGAAATTACCATTTTAGACACCAAGTGGAAGTTACTTAAAGTGCAAAAAGATATATCCCATGCCGATCTTTACCAGATGTGGGCGTATGCGAGCAAATACGCTTTACCTCAACAAGATCGACCCACGCGCCAAGTGCAAGTGTGGTTAGTTTATCCTCACCAAGAGACAGAAGCAATACAGCCTTTGACTTTTAAGGCCAGCGAGCTATTTAAACTAGGGGATATTGCGCTTTCTGTGCGTTTTTTCCCACTCCATATCAAAGGTGATTAG
- a CDS encoding AAA family ATPase, whose amino-acid sequence MLEITWNTEQRKAFQGLLREFVQAIDKKVASGDLTTGGMQPSKLAEKFDHVLSDLHYKSGVSFGSGRLAQSPAVIFCPTRILGEGFVNGTKPQQSRGFYIWFAYHWKDSEENLEYEKGFHLAMGRSVNESGLAACQKCPAYQKIFEELNPKYEVYDNLEDDLEKITDHFLELVAIFNAIPPEDFKGDDMEKIEWSTEQKSEFLELLQEFVGLVDGAVREWEAQGRRKNSNPPLENEREVLSNNLNAFAKEWGYQSYIHMGGQNFGKKGYAGIVFFREEILKDGFINTATATHHRGFDIWIGYNWHGKVKGVPTKGFVCCIGIDWWDKENFENCKKCPAYKHFFKNKRKSIKSQKYFDTYDNLEDFKQNITGYFLKCANALNAVHIDNFKKNPSQTPQENHKGEPMNNKTPLNQILFGPPGTGKTYNTIHKALEILDFTSDQAIVEKFKALEEQGEFKKQIPQGDSEEDKRARAKLLFDYCKDRGRIDFVTFHQSYGYEEFVEGIKPEMASQQVCYRVEDGIFKRMCQEAQKALKPENSDTGAQEENMSTQEDMDYLDRLLCNFVQYVGETTNQGKEFALDEGVDRSATIKEITERKGISKITHKEVSMFSFKLGGSVKEDSTSLGRGIIERDYFKFKRGEIVNAQAIKPWDAGSKQESLGNNTYYYKLFEKMREFEQNHFKTQAQSPKAPPKQPYILIIDEINRGNISKIFGELITLIEPSKRLGSSEELRVTLPYSKKPFGVPDNLYIIGTMNTADRSIALLDTALRRRFTFVEMMPDSTLLKNCAGVDLQALLEAMNARIEFLLDQNHTIGHSYFLGLKDLSDLQDCFKNKIIPLLQEYFYDDHAKVEAVLNGNGMLAVKEVQKMGAVLGKLVEDFVDADKKVYDMTEATGWGVAVFKKIYETNKDNSIKSDTQPSVDNP is encoded by the coding sequence ATGCTAGAGATCACTTGGAATACAGAACAAAGAAAAGCGTTTCAGGGGTTATTGCGTGAGTTCGTGCAAGCGATAGATAAAAAGGTAGCTAGCGGGGATTTGACAACAGGGGGCATGCAACCTAGCAAGTTGGCAGAAAAATTTGATCATGTCTTGTCTGATCTGCACTATAAAAGTGGGGTTTCTTTTGGATCGGGGCGCTTGGCTCAGAGTCCAGCGGTGATTTTCTGCCCCACTCGCATTCTAGGGGAAGGTTTTGTCAATGGAACAAAGCCTCAACAGAGTCGTGGGTTTTACATTTGGTTTGCCTATCATTGGAAAGATTCTGAGGAAAACTTAGAGTATGAAAAGGGTTTTCATTTGGCTATGGGCAGATCTGTGAATGAAAGCGGATTGGCCGCGTGCCAAAAGTGCCCGGCTTATCAAAAGATTTTTGAGGAGCTTAACCCCAAGTATGAAGTTTATGATAACTTAGAGGATGACTTAGAGAAAATCACAGATCATTTTTTAGAATTGGTGGCTATTTTCAATGCGATCCCCCCAGAGGACTTTAAAGGAGATGATATGGAAAAGATAGAGTGGAGCACAGAACAGAAATCAGAGTTTTTAGAGTTGTTGCAGGAGTTTGTGGGTTTAGTGGATGGAGCTGTGCGGGAGTGGGAAGCGCAGGGGAGGCGCAAAAACTCTAACCCCCCTTTGGAAAATGAGCGTGAGGTGCTTTCAAATAACCTTAATGCGTTTGCAAAGGAGTGGGGGTATCAGTCCTATATTCACATGGGTGGTCAGAATTTTGGAAAAAAGGGGTATGCAGGAATTGTCTTTTTTCGTGAAGAAATTTTGAAAGATGGGTTTATTAACACCGCCACAGCCACCCATCATCGGGGCTTTGATATTTGGATTGGTTACAATTGGCATGGCAAGGTAAAGGGTGTCCCTACAAAAGGATTTGTTTGTTGCATAGGTATAGATTGGTGGGATAAAGAAAACTTTGAAAATTGTAAAAAATGCCCAGCGTATAAGCATTTTTTTAAAAATAAAAGAAAGTCTATAAAGTCGCAAAAGTATTTTGATACTTATGACAACCTAGAGGACTTTAAGCAAAACATCACAGGCTACTTCCTAAAATGTGCTAATGCGCTTAATGCTGTCCACATAGATAACTTTAAAAAAAATCCTTCACAAACACCCCAAGAAAACCACAAAGGAGAACCTATGAATAATAAAACCCCCCTAAACCAAATCCTCTTTGGACCTCCCGGCACGGGCAAGACTTATAACACCATTCATAAAGCGTTGGAGATTTTGGACTTTACAAGTGATCAAGCCATCGTAGAGAAATTTAAGGCATTAGAAGAACAGGGGGAATTTAAAAAACAAATTCCCCAAGGAGATAGCGAGGAAGACAAAAGAGCTCGCGCTAAACTCTTGTTTGATTATTGCAAAGATCGAGGGCGTATTGACTTTGTAACCTTCCATCAAAGCTATGGTTATGAAGAATTTGTAGAGGGAATCAAGCCAGAGATGGCTAGCCAGCAGGTGTGCTACAGAGTCGAGGACGGGATTTTTAAGAGAATGTGCCAAGAGGCTCAAAAGGCTTTAAAACCTGAAAATTCAGATACAGGCGCACAAGAAGAAAACATGAGCACACAAGAAGACATGGACTATCTAGATCGTCTGCTCTGTAATTTTGTCCAATATGTGGGAGAAACCACGAATCAAGGCAAAGAATTTGCCCTAGATGAGGGAGTCGATAGATCGGCAACCATCAAAGAGATTACCGAGCGCAAAGGCATTAGCAAGATTACTCACAAAGAAGTCTCTATGTTTTCTTTCAAGCTTGGAGGTTCTGTCAAAGAGGACAGCACATCCTTAGGAAGAGGTATTATAGAGAGAGATTATTTTAAATTTAAGAGGGGAGAGATTGTAAATGCGCAGGCTATCAAACCTTGGGATGCAGGAAGCAAACAAGAAAGTCTAGGTAACAACACATACTATTATAAACTTTTTGAAAAAATGAGGGAGTTTGAACAAAACCACTTTAAAACACAAGCACAATCCCCCAAAGCTCCCCCCAAGCAACCCTATATTCTTATCATCGATGAAATCAACCGGGGCAATATTTCTAAGATTTTTGGCGAGCTCATTACCCTTATTGAGCCTAGCAAACGACTAGGTAGTAGCGAGGAATTGCGGGTTACTCTGCCTTATAGCAAAAAGCCTTTTGGCGTGCCCGACAATCTTTACATCATCGGCACGATGAACACCGCCGATCGCTCTATCGCCTTGCTAGATACCGCCCTGCGCCGTAGATTTACCTTTGTAGAGATGATGCCTGATTCTACTTTACTTAAAAATTGCGCAGGGGTTGATTTGCAAGCCCTTTTAGAAGCAATGAATGCGCGCATAGAGTTTTTGCTCGACCAAAACCACACCATCGGACATAGCTACTTCTTGGGACTAAAAGATTTGTCAGATTTGCAAGATTGCTTTAAAAACAAGATCATCCCGCTCTTGCAAGAGTATTTTTATGACGATCACGCCAAGGTTGAAGCAGTGTTAAATGGCAATGGCATGCTGGCGGTTAAAGAGGTCCAAAAAATGGGGGCTGTTTTAGGAAAACTCGTAGAGGACTTTGTAGATGCGGATAAAAAAGTCTATGACATGACAGAGGCTACGGGGTGGGGGGTTGCTGTTTTTAAAAAAATATACGAGACAAACAAAGATAACTCTATCAAGTCTGACACACAGCCCTCAGTAGATAATCCATGA
- a CDS encoding PLP-dependent cysteine synthase family protein, giving the protein MIITAMTDIIGSTPIFKFTSQDYPIPQGSIIYAKLEHLSPGGSIKDRLGQYLIKEALKTGKITSKTTIIEPTAGNTGIALALVALEHRLRTIFVVPEKFSLEKQQIMRALGAEIVNTPTKEGIKGAIAKSKELAKNIPHSYLPLQFENPLNPQTYYHTLAPEIFQELGTQITSFVAGIGSGGTFAGTAKYLKEKIPSLRLIGVEPEGSILNGGEPGPHEIEGIGVEFIPPFFADLEIDGFETITDKEGFDCTRELARKSGLLVGSSSGAAFVAALREVQRLPKGSVVLTIFPDMADRYLSKGIYL; this is encoded by the coding sequence ATGATCATCACCGCAATGACGGACATTATCGGTTCTACCCCCATTTTTAAATTCACTAGCCAAGATTACCCCATCCCGCAAGGCTCGATCATTTATGCCAAATTGGAGCACTTAAGCCCGGGAGGGAGCATTAAAGATCGCTTAGGCCAATACCTCATAAAAGAGGCATTAAAAACGGGCAAGATCACCTCCAAAACCACCATCATTGAGCCAACTGCGGGCAATACGGGCATTGCCCTAGCTTTAGTCGCCCTAGAACACCGCCTAAGAACTATTTTTGTTGTCCCAGAAAAATTTAGTCTAGAAAAACAACAAATTATGCGCGCCTTAGGAGCAGAGATTGTCAATACCCCCACTAAGGAGGGTATTAAGGGCGCGATTGCCAAAAGCAAGGAATTAGCTAAAAATATTCCTCATAGCTACCTGCCCCTGCAGTTTGAAAACCCGCTCAATCCCCAAACCTATTACCACACCCTAGCCCCTGAAATTTTCCAAGAATTAGGCACTCAGATTACTAGCTTTGTAGCAGGAATTGGGAGCGGGGGTACTTTTGCAGGCACAGCTAAATATCTCAAAGAGAAAATCCCCTCCCTGCGTCTTATTGGGGTAGAACCGGAGGGTTCGATTTTAAATGGAGGAGAACCCGGACCCCATGAAATTGAGGGCATTGGGGTGGAGTTTATCCCGCCCTTTTTTGCAGATTTGGAGATTGATGGCTTTGAAACCATCACAGATAAAGAGGGTTTTGATTGCACGAGAGAGTTGGCTAGAAAAAGTGGTTTATTGGTGGGGAGCTCTAGTGGGGCAGCTTTTGTGGCAGCTTTGCGTGAGGTGCAACGCCTCCCAAAGGGAAGCGTGGTTTTGACAATCTTCCCTGATATGGCGGATCGTTATCTCTCTAAGGGTATTTATTTATGA
- a CDS encoding cystathionine gamma-synthase: protein MRMQTKLIHGGISEDRATGAVSVPIYQTSTYRQEGIGGHKGYEYSRSGNPTRFALEELIADLEGGLKGFAFASGLAGIHAVFSLLKQGDHVLLGDDIYGGTFRLFDKVLARCGLTCTIIDTTTPTQIEKAIQSNTKALYLETPSNPLLKITDLKLCSGIAKAHHLLTIVDNTFATPYAQNPLSLGADIVVHSGTKYLGGHSDVVAGLVSTNNQDLAEQIAFFQNAIGGVLGPWDSWLLQRGMKTLALRMQAHQKNALCIAEFLNTHPKVQKVYYPGLPTHPHHELAKIQMRNFSGMLSFTLKEDSQAIRFVESLNLFILGESLGGVESLVGVPALMTHASIPKEQREAAGIKNGLVRLSVGIEDSQDLLEDLEQALAKLD, encoded by the coding sequence ATGCGCATGCAAACAAAACTCATCCACGGGGGCATCAGCGAGGATAGAGCAACAGGGGCGGTGAGCGTGCCCATTTATCAGACCTCCACCTACCGCCAAGAGGGCATAGGAGGGCATAAGGGTTATGAATACTCGCGCTCAGGCAATCCTACGCGCTTTGCCCTAGAGGAGTTGATTGCAGACTTAGAGGGTGGACTCAAGGGTTTTGCCTTTGCCTCAGGGCTAGCAGGCATTCACGCCGTGTTCTCGCTCTTAAAACAAGGCGATCATGTCTTGCTGGGCGATGATATTTATGGAGGGACTTTCCGCCTATTTGACAAGGTGCTCGCTAGGTGCGGGCTTACTTGCACCATCATAGACACCACTACCCCCACCCAAATAGAAAAGGCCATTCAATCTAACACCAAAGCCCTTTATTTAGAAACCCCTAGTAATCCCCTGCTCAAAATCACCGACTTGAAACTTTGTAGCGGCATTGCCAAAGCGCATCATTTGCTAACGATTGTAGATAACACCTTTGCGACTCCCTACGCCCAAAACCCCTTAAGTTTGGGTGCGGACATTGTGGTGCACAGCGGGACAAAATACTTAGGCGGGCATAGCGATGTGGTTGCTGGACTTGTAAGCACCAATAACCAAGACTTAGCCGAACAGATTGCCTTTTTTCAAAACGCTATTGGAGGAGTGCTAGGGCCTTGGGATAGCTGGCTCTTGCAAAGAGGGATGAAAACCTTAGCCCTGCGTATGCAAGCGCACCAAAAAAACGCCCTTTGTATAGCAGAGTTTTTAAACACCCATCCCAAAGTGCAAAAAGTCTACTACCCCGGTTTGCCCACACACCCCCACCACGAGCTAGCTAAAATCCAGATGCGCAATTTTAGCGGGATGCTCTCTTTCACGCTCAAAGAGGACAGCCAAGCCATCCGCTTTGTGGAGAGCTTAAACTTATTCATTTTGGGCGAGAGTTTGGGCGGGGTGGAGAGTTTGGTAGGTGTGCCCGCACTAATGACCCATGCGAGCATTCCCAAAGAGCAACGCGAGGCTGCAGGGATTAAGAACGGATTAGTGCGCCTGTCAGTAGGCATTGAAGATAGCCAAGATTTGCTAGAGGATTTAGAGCAAGCCCTTGCTAAACTGGATTAA
- a CDS encoding S-ribosylhomocysteine lyase, whose product MKMNVESFNLDHTKVKAPYVRVADRKRGQHGDMIVKYDVRLKQPNQEHMDMPSLHSLEHLVAELIRNHANYILDWSPMGCQTGFYLLVLNHDNYNEILELLEKTMRDVLKAKEVPACNEKQCGWAANHTLEGAQTLARAFLAKRAEWSEVL is encoded by the coding sequence ATGAAAATGAATGTTGAGAGTTTCAATTTGGATCACACTAAAGTTAAAGCCCCCTATGTGCGTGTAGCCGATCGCAAGAGGGGACAACATGGCGATATGATTGTTAAATACGATGTGCGCCTCAAACAGCCCAATCAAGAGCACATGGACATGCCCAGTTTGCACTCTTTGGAACACTTGGTCGCTGAACTCATCCGCAACCACGCCAACTATATACTAGATTGGTCGCCTATGGGTTGCCAGACGGGTTTTTATTTGTTGGTGCTCAACCACGACAATTACAACGAAATTTTAGAACTCTTGGAAAAGACCATGCGAGATGTGCTCAAAGCTAAAGAAGTGCCTGCATGCAATGAGAAACAATGTGGTTGGGCAGCTAACCACACCTTAGAGGGCGCACAAACCTTAGCGCGCGCCTTTTTAGCCAAACGCGCTGAGTGGAGCGAAGTGCTTTAG
- a CDS encoding DUF2779 domain-containing protein, translated as MHLSKSKFLKGMQCSKMLWLDKHNKEALRTNPAFLKKAQSGQEVGQLARDLFPGGKEIAYNPDDMAGMATRTKELIDQGVKIIYEATFEYRGIFVMVDILEIEGNRVVLNEVKSSTNIYKDSRAQHPKEEYLWDLGIQYYVLAGLGYKVEGAYLICLNNTYIREGALDLKSLFLKNDLLEFVEDFQSEISEHLAHMEQILANQQEPKIAIGKHCNAPHECSAKSYCWEEQQGIKGHDHIFALARHAFSDKIMKLYQDKKIFFKDLKEEDIQSFTFAQRMQIEYTKTNTPHIQKDEIKEFLATLKYPLYHLDFETYQSAIPPFDGVKPYEQIPFQYSIHIEHEDGRIEHKEFLADCGTDGRLELAQKLVADIPKNACVLAYNSGFEKSVLKGLADLFATNAGFKIDKLRDLIDFSDTQLPQIVKDLLQIRSNVLDLMTPFQRGHYYDPKMGGSYSIKSVLPALVPDFEKAYKDLELVHNGEEAMEAYAKMPHMSKAEQEKTKKALLEYCKLDTLAMVKVLEVLRRVAA; from the coding sequence ATGCATTTGTCTAAATCTAAATTTTTAAAAGGTATGCAGTGTTCTAAAATGCTGTGGTTAGATAAACACAACAAAGAAGCGTTGCGAACTAACCCAGCGTTTTTGAAAAAAGCACAAAGTGGGCAAGAAGTGGGGCAACTGGCTCGGGATTTGTTCCCCGGTGGCAAAGAGATTGCCTATAATCCAGATGATATGGCGGGCATGGCAACGCGCACAAAGGAATTGATTGATCAGGGTGTTAAAATCATCTACGAAGCCACCTTTGAATATCGAGGGATTTTTGTGATGGTGGATATTTTGGAGATTGAGGGCAATCGTGTGGTGCTCAATGAAGTGAAAAGCTCTACAAACATCTATAAGGACAGCAGGGCGCAACATCCCAAAGAAGAATATTTGTGGGATTTGGGGATACAATATTATGTTTTGGCAGGTTTGGGTTATAAAGTTGAGGGGGCGTATTTGATCTGCCTGAACAACACTTACATTAGAGAGGGTGCGCTAGATTTAAAAAGTTTGTTCTTAAAAAACGACTTGTTAGAGTTCGTTGAGGATTTCCAAAGTGAAATCTCTGAGCATTTGGCACATATGGAACAAATCCTAGCAAACCAACAAGAACCCAAAATCGCCATTGGCAAACATTGCAACGCCCCCCATGAATGTTCAGCTAAGTCTTATTGTTGGGAAGAACAGCAGGGGATTAAAGGGCATGATCATATCTTTGCCCTTGCAAGACACGCATTTAGTGATAAAATTATGAAGCTGTATCAAGACAAAAAAATCTTTTTTAAAGATTTAAAAGAAGAAGACATCCAATCTTTCACCTTTGCTCAAAGAATGCAGATAGAATACACCAAGACAAACACGCCACACATACAGAAAGACGAAATCAAAGAATTCTTGGCGACTCTCAAGTATCCCCTCTATCATTTGGATTTTGAAACCTATCAGTCCGCCATCCCTCCATTTGATGGGGTGAAACCCTATGAGCAAATCCCTTTCCAGTATTCGATCCACATAGAGCATGAGGATGGGCGCATAGAACACAAAGAGTTTTTAGCAGATTGTGGCACAGATGGGCGTTTAGAATTAGCCCAAAAGTTAGTCGCCGATATTCCCAAAAATGCCTGTGTGTTAGCCTACAACTCTGGTTTTGAAAAAAGCGTGCTTAAAGGGTTAGCGGATTTGTTTGCCACTAACGCAGGATTTAAGATAGATAAATTGCGGGATTTGATCGATTTTTCCGACACACAACTCCCTCAAATAGTCAAGGATCTATTGCAAATCAGAAGCAATGTATTAGATTTAATGACTCCATTCCAACGGGGGCATTACTATGATCCAAAAATGGGTGGGAGTTACTCCATTAAGAGCGTTTTGCCCGCTTTAGTGCCCGACTTTGAAAAGGCTTATAAGGATTTGGAGCTCGTGCATAATGGCGAGGAAGCGATGGAGGCTTATGCTAAAATGCCTCACATGTCTAAAGCCGAGCAAGAAAAAACCAAAAAAGCTCTTTTAGAATATTGCAAGCTGGACACTTTGGCAATGGTGAAGGTGTTGGAGGTGTTGAGAAGAGTTGCGGCGTAA
- a CDS encoding outer membrane beta-barrel protein, with amino-acid sequence MVFSKRGAFLSVFFLGGLGFLGAETNGAFLGAGFQYSYLAGADHYTKLNTTQTTPFQVDELAIESNLYGGDLQVGYKQFFGTSKRFGLRYYGMFSGHTGNYYKSGFNTSAQYMAMTTVGRATNFFYGVGMDALYNFYENKAKERSFGVFGGFVIGGSSWYLDKGYRNSLCLTTYLGNPASCVSVNASLGAKYKDTQTKFQPTYVQFAFNLGFRLNFSKHVGVETGVRVPVINDPFFKGKNTTDDGEIPGGNGSTEEFAFRRTIVFFINYVANF; translated from the coding sequence ATGGTTTTTAGCAAACGTGGCGCGTTTCTTTCTGTTTTTTTTTTAGGAGGCTTAGGGTTTTTGGGCGCAGAAACTAATGGTGCTTTTTTGGGGGCAGGGTTTCAGTATTCTTACTTAGCCGGTGCTGATCACTACACCAAACTCAACACCACTCAAACAACTCCTTTTCAAGTAGATGAACTAGCTATTGAAAGTAATTTATATGGGGGGGATTTACAGGTAGGCTATAAGCAATTTTTTGGCACAAGCAAGCGTTTTGGCTTGCGTTACTATGGCATGTTTAGTGGACACACGGGCAATTATTATAAAAGTGGTTTTAACACGTCAGCGCAATATATGGCGATGACCACAGTAGGTAGAGCCACAAACTTTTTCTATGGGGTTGGCATGGACGCGCTGTATAACTTTTATGAAAACAAGGCTAAAGAGCGTTCTTTTGGAGTTTTTGGGGGCTTTGTGATTGGGGGAAGCAGTTGGTATTTAGATAAGGGTTATCGCAATTCTCTATGTCTGACAACCTATCTTGGAAATCCTGCAAGCTGTGTATCTGTCAATGCATCTTTGGGGGCCAAATACAAGGACACACAAACTAAATTTCAGCCCACCTATGTGCAATTTGCCTTTAATCTAGGCTTTCGTTTGAACTTTAGCAAACATGTGGGGGTGGAAACGGGTGTGCGTGTCCCTGTGATCAATGATCCCTTCTTTAAAGGCAAGAATACCACAGATGATGGTGAGATTCCTGGAGGCAATGGTTCAACAGAGGAGTTTGCCTTTAGGCGTACCATTGTCTTTTTTATTAACTATGTCGCTAATTTTTAA